A genomic region of Bactrocera dorsalis isolate Fly_Bdor chromosome 3, ASM2337382v1, whole genome shotgun sequence contains the following coding sequences:
- the LOC105226821 gene encoding myb-like protein Q isoform X3 has product MDRVTKPQKKMLITLLRETKYMEGKKEKEWYWEKIQAALNTIGPKKTIIQWKKCWRDMRLTTRKKLAELKRCQLAGGSPPPGIELNQEDNDIIDIVGTEYFYEEMNGELKPENFMSGFDYVPEHFCDAILSAAAVSNGQQQHMQHQKEQQHAAQQQQQQQQQQQDHANNDAETNDAPGSSNHTDTHGGAFQTPGVGMQSHNGDHVSGSSSSQQHNSMPHLQAFHGGLHSHLLRRQQHAAAAMQRESAFEEKLLQFMQDAFPKKSKKRKNRDPDKLFLLSLYEEIKRVPEEIRLDVKGELIQVLKKYQKKPPAKQDKSQSQTHTQSTASSTSKQSTTTTNDKIQLSQHAQITHSMYQLQKKYEKSEKEASPQSQVERVSASAVALHAQQQLPHTLFQLQKKYDEGAEKVHQQNEQRKHVEGSHQQHNSHQQAPAPPTSEQHLHHPQMAHGIMFPLPQIRNEQPSAQQHHAHNPHQQQQQQQQPQHNPHQQQTQQHHPPTIFGATATASAMSSERPAMAYENVG; this is encoded by the exons ATG GATCGTGTAACGAAACCGCAGAAAAAGATGCTTATCACACTGTTGCGTGAAACCAAGTACATGGAGGGGAAAAAGGAGAAGGAGTGGTACTGGGAAAAGATACAGGCGGCGCTAAACACAATTGGACCGAAGAAGACTATTATACAATGGAAGAAG TGTTGGCGTGATATGCGTTTGACCACGCGTAAGAAACTTGCCGAATTGAAACGCTGCCAATTGGCAGGCGGGTCACCGCCTCCGGGAATCGAGCTCAACCAAGAAGATAACGACATTATCGACATTGTTGGCACTGAATACTTTTACGAGGAAATGAACGGCGAGTTGAAGCCGGAGAACTTTATGTCCGGCTTTGATTATGTGCCGGAACATTTTTGCGATGCCATTTTGAGCGCTGCTGCAGTATCCAACGGTCAGCAACAGCATATGCAACATCAAAAGGAGCAGCAACATGccgcacaacagcaacaacagcaacagcagcaacaacaggatCATGCTAACAATGATGCCGAAACGAATGATGCACCTGGTTCCTCGAATCACACAGATACGCATGGTGGCGCATTTCAAACCCCAGGCGTTGGCATGCAGTCGCACAACGGTGACCACGTATCCGGCAGTAGTTCATCCCAACAACACAATTCGATGCCACACCTGCAGGCATTCCACGGCGGCCTGCACTCGCATCTGCTGCGACGCCAACAGCATGCTGCAGCCGCCATGCAACGAGAATCTGCATTTGAGGAGAAACTCTTGCAATTCATGCAAGAcgcttttccaaaaaaaagcaaaaaacgtaAGAATCGTGATCCCGATAAGCTTTTCTTGCTCTCACTCTACGAGGAGATCAAACGTGTGCCCGAAGAGATACGACTCGATGTCAAGGGCGAACTCATACAGGTGCTCAAAAAATACCAGAAGAAACCACCGGCGAAACAGGATAAATCCCaatcacaaacacatacacaatcGACAGCGTCGTCAACGAGCAAACAAAGTACGACCACCACAAATGACAAAATACAATTGTCACAGCACGCGCAAATAACGCACAGCATGTATCAGCTGCAAAAGAAGTACGAGAAAAGTGAGAAAGAAGCATCGCCACAATCACAAGTCGAACGCGTATCGGCTTCGGCCGTAGCGCTAcacgcacaacaacaattgccaCATACGCTATTCCAATTGCAAAAGAAATACGACGAGGGCGCCGAAAAGGTGCATCAACAAAATGAGCAGCGCAAACATGTCGAGGGTAGTCATCAACAACATAATAGCCATCAACAGGCGCCGGCACCACCCACCAGTGAACAGCATCTACATCATCCACAAATGGCACATGGCATTATGTTTCCATTGCCACAAATACGCAACGAACAACCGTCGGCGCAACAACACCATGCACACAATCCccaccagcagcaacagcagcagcagcagccgcaaCACAATCCACATCAACAGCAAACGCAACAACATCATCCGCCCACCATATTCGGCGCAACGGCCACCGCCAGCGCTATGAGCAGCGAACGGCCAGCCATGGCGTATGAGAATGTCGGGTGA
- the LOC105226821 gene encoding myb-like protein Q isoform X1 yields the protein MVFNILFKDRVTKPQKKMLITLLRETKYMEGKKEKEWYWEKIQAALNTIGPKKTIIQWKKCWRDMRLTTRKKLAELKRCQLAGGSPPPGIELNQEDNDIIDIVGTEYFYEEMNGELKPENFMSGFDYVPEHFCDAILSAAAVSNGQQQHMQHQKEQQHAAQQQQQQQQQQQDHANNDAETNDAPGSSNHTDTHGGAFQTPGVGMQSHNGDHVSGSSSSQQHNSMPHLQAFHGGLHSHLLRRQQHAAAAMQRESAFEEKLLQFMQDAFPKKSKKRKNRDPDKLFLLSLYEEIKRVPEEIRLDVKGELIQVLKKYQKKPPAKQDKSQSQTHTQSTASSTSKQSTTTTNDKIQLSQHAQITHSMYQLQKKYEKSEKEASPQSQVERVSASAVALHAQQQLPHTLFQLQKKYDEGAEKVHQQNEQRKHVEGSHQQHNSHQQAPAPPTSEQHLHHPQMAHGIMFPLPQIRNEQPSAQQHHAHNPHQQQQQQQQPQHNPHQQQTQQHHPPTIFGATATASAMSSERPAMAYENVG from the exons ATG gttttcaatattttattcaagGATCGTGTAACGAAACCGCAGAAAAAGATGCTTATCACACTGTTGCGTGAAACCAAGTACATGGAGGGGAAAAAGGAGAAGGAGTGGTACTGGGAAAAGATACAGGCGGCGCTAAACACAATTGGACCGAAGAAGACTATTATACAATGGAAGAAG TGTTGGCGTGATATGCGTTTGACCACGCGTAAGAAACTTGCCGAATTGAAACGCTGCCAATTGGCAGGCGGGTCACCGCCTCCGGGAATCGAGCTCAACCAAGAAGATAACGACATTATCGACATTGTTGGCACTGAATACTTTTACGAGGAAATGAACGGCGAGTTGAAGCCGGAGAACTTTATGTCCGGCTTTGATTATGTGCCGGAACATTTTTGCGATGCCATTTTGAGCGCTGCTGCAGTATCCAACGGTCAGCAACAGCATATGCAACATCAAAAGGAGCAGCAACATGccgcacaacagcaacaacagcaacagcagcaacaacaggatCATGCTAACAATGATGCCGAAACGAATGATGCACCTGGTTCCTCGAATCACACAGATACGCATGGTGGCGCATTTCAAACCCCAGGCGTTGGCATGCAGTCGCACAACGGTGACCACGTATCCGGCAGTAGTTCATCCCAACAACACAATTCGATGCCACACCTGCAGGCATTCCACGGCGGCCTGCACTCGCATCTGCTGCGACGCCAACAGCATGCTGCAGCCGCCATGCAACGAGAATCTGCATTTGAGGAGAAACTCTTGCAATTCATGCAAGAcgcttttccaaaaaaaagcaaaaaacgtaAGAATCGTGATCCCGATAAGCTTTTCTTGCTCTCACTCTACGAGGAGATCAAACGTGTGCCCGAAGAGATACGACTCGATGTCAAGGGCGAACTCATACAGGTGCTCAAAAAATACCAGAAGAAACCACCGGCGAAACAGGATAAATCCCaatcacaaacacatacacaatcGACAGCGTCGTCAACGAGCAAACAAAGTACGACCACCACAAATGACAAAATACAATTGTCACAGCACGCGCAAATAACGCACAGCATGTATCAGCTGCAAAAGAAGTACGAGAAAAGTGAGAAAGAAGCATCGCCACAATCACAAGTCGAACGCGTATCGGCTTCGGCCGTAGCGCTAcacgcacaacaacaattgccaCATACGCTATTCCAATTGCAAAAGAAATACGACGAGGGCGCCGAAAAGGTGCATCAACAAAATGAGCAGCGCAAACATGTCGAGGGTAGTCATCAACAACATAATAGCCATCAACAGGCGCCGGCACCACCCACCAGTGAACAGCATCTACATCATCCACAAATGGCACATGGCATTATGTTTCCATTGCCACAAATACGCAACGAACAACCGTCGGCGCAACAACACCATGCACACAATCCccaccagcagcaacagcagcagcagcagccgcaaCACAATCCACATCAACAGCAAACGCAACAACATCATCCGCCCACCATATTCGGCGCAACGGCCACCGCCAGCGCTATGAGCAGCGAACGGCCAGCCATGGCGTATGAGAATGTCGGGTGA
- the LOC105226821 gene encoding myb-like protein Q isoform X2, translating to MAAEDRVTKPQKKMLITLLRETKYMEGKKEKEWYWEKIQAALNTIGPKKTIIQWKKCWRDMRLTTRKKLAELKRCQLAGGSPPPGIELNQEDNDIIDIVGTEYFYEEMNGELKPENFMSGFDYVPEHFCDAILSAAAVSNGQQQHMQHQKEQQHAAQQQQQQQQQQQDHANNDAETNDAPGSSNHTDTHGGAFQTPGVGMQSHNGDHVSGSSSSQQHNSMPHLQAFHGGLHSHLLRRQQHAAAAMQRESAFEEKLLQFMQDAFPKKSKKRKNRDPDKLFLLSLYEEIKRVPEEIRLDVKGELIQVLKKYQKKPPAKQDKSQSQTHTQSTASSTSKQSTTTTNDKIQLSQHAQITHSMYQLQKKYEKSEKEASPQSQVERVSASAVALHAQQQLPHTLFQLQKKYDEGAEKVHQQNEQRKHVEGSHQQHNSHQQAPAPPTSEQHLHHPQMAHGIMFPLPQIRNEQPSAQQHHAHNPHQQQQQQQQPQHNPHQQQTQQHHPPTIFGATATASAMSSERPAMAYENVG from the exons ATGGCTGCTGAG GATCGTGTAACGAAACCGCAGAAAAAGATGCTTATCACACTGTTGCGTGAAACCAAGTACATGGAGGGGAAAAAGGAGAAGGAGTGGTACTGGGAAAAGATACAGGCGGCGCTAAACACAATTGGACCGAAGAAGACTATTATACAATGGAAGAAG TGTTGGCGTGATATGCGTTTGACCACGCGTAAGAAACTTGCCGAATTGAAACGCTGCCAATTGGCAGGCGGGTCACCGCCTCCGGGAATCGAGCTCAACCAAGAAGATAACGACATTATCGACATTGTTGGCACTGAATACTTTTACGAGGAAATGAACGGCGAGTTGAAGCCGGAGAACTTTATGTCCGGCTTTGATTATGTGCCGGAACATTTTTGCGATGCCATTTTGAGCGCTGCTGCAGTATCCAACGGTCAGCAACAGCATATGCAACATCAAAAGGAGCAGCAACATGccgcacaacagcaacaacagcaacagcagcaacaacaggatCATGCTAACAATGATGCCGAAACGAATGATGCACCTGGTTCCTCGAATCACACAGATACGCATGGTGGCGCATTTCAAACCCCAGGCGTTGGCATGCAGTCGCACAACGGTGACCACGTATCCGGCAGTAGTTCATCCCAACAACACAATTCGATGCCACACCTGCAGGCATTCCACGGCGGCCTGCACTCGCATCTGCTGCGACGCCAACAGCATGCTGCAGCCGCCATGCAACGAGAATCTGCATTTGAGGAGAAACTCTTGCAATTCATGCAAGAcgcttttccaaaaaaaagcaaaaaacgtaAGAATCGTGATCCCGATAAGCTTTTCTTGCTCTCACTCTACGAGGAGATCAAACGTGTGCCCGAAGAGATACGACTCGATGTCAAGGGCGAACTCATACAGGTGCTCAAAAAATACCAGAAGAAACCACCGGCGAAACAGGATAAATCCCaatcacaaacacatacacaatcGACAGCGTCGTCAACGAGCAAACAAAGTACGACCACCACAAATGACAAAATACAATTGTCACAGCACGCGCAAATAACGCACAGCATGTATCAGCTGCAAAAGAAGTACGAGAAAAGTGAGAAAGAAGCATCGCCACAATCACAAGTCGAACGCGTATCGGCTTCGGCCGTAGCGCTAcacgcacaacaacaattgccaCATACGCTATTCCAATTGCAAAAGAAATACGACGAGGGCGCCGAAAAGGTGCATCAACAAAATGAGCAGCGCAAACATGTCGAGGGTAGTCATCAACAACATAATAGCCATCAACAGGCGCCGGCACCACCCACCAGTGAACAGCATCTACATCATCCACAAATGGCACATGGCATTATGTTTCCATTGCCACAAATACGCAACGAACAACCGTCGGCGCAACAACACCATGCACACAATCCccaccagcagcaacagcagcagcagcagccgcaaCACAATCCACATCAACAGCAAACGCAACAACATCATCCGCCCACCATATTCGGCGCAACGGCCACCGCCAGCGCTATGAGCAGCGAACGGCCAGCCATGGCGTATGAGAATGTCGGGTGA
- the LOC105226821 gene encoding myb-like protein Q isoform X4, protein MLITLLRETKYMEGKKEKEWYWEKIQAALNTIGPKKTIIQWKKCWRDMRLTTRKKLAELKRCQLAGGSPPPGIELNQEDNDIIDIVGTEYFYEEMNGELKPENFMSGFDYVPEHFCDAILSAAAVSNGQQQHMQHQKEQQHAAQQQQQQQQQQQDHANNDAETNDAPGSSNHTDTHGGAFQTPGVGMQSHNGDHVSGSSSSQQHNSMPHLQAFHGGLHSHLLRRQQHAAAAMQRESAFEEKLLQFMQDAFPKKSKKRKNRDPDKLFLLSLYEEIKRVPEEIRLDVKGELIQVLKKYQKKPPAKQDKSQSQTHTQSTASSTSKQSTTTTNDKIQLSQHAQITHSMYQLQKKYEKSEKEASPQSQVERVSASAVALHAQQQLPHTLFQLQKKYDEGAEKVHQQNEQRKHVEGSHQQHNSHQQAPAPPTSEQHLHHPQMAHGIMFPLPQIRNEQPSAQQHHAHNPHQQQQQQQQPQHNPHQQQTQQHHPPTIFGATATASAMSSERPAMAYENVG, encoded by the exons ATGCTTATCACACTGTTGCGTGAAACCAAGTACATGGAGGGGAAAAAGGAGAAGGAGTGGTACTGGGAAAAGATACAGGCGGCGCTAAACACAATTGGACCGAAGAAGACTATTATACAATGGAAGAAG TGTTGGCGTGATATGCGTTTGACCACGCGTAAGAAACTTGCCGAATTGAAACGCTGCCAATTGGCAGGCGGGTCACCGCCTCCGGGAATCGAGCTCAACCAAGAAGATAACGACATTATCGACATTGTTGGCACTGAATACTTTTACGAGGAAATGAACGGCGAGTTGAAGCCGGAGAACTTTATGTCCGGCTTTGATTATGTGCCGGAACATTTTTGCGATGCCATTTTGAGCGCTGCTGCAGTATCCAACGGTCAGCAACAGCATATGCAACATCAAAAGGAGCAGCAACATGccgcacaacagcaacaacagcaacagcagcaacaacaggatCATGCTAACAATGATGCCGAAACGAATGATGCACCTGGTTCCTCGAATCACACAGATACGCATGGTGGCGCATTTCAAACCCCAGGCGTTGGCATGCAGTCGCACAACGGTGACCACGTATCCGGCAGTAGTTCATCCCAACAACACAATTCGATGCCACACCTGCAGGCATTCCACGGCGGCCTGCACTCGCATCTGCTGCGACGCCAACAGCATGCTGCAGCCGCCATGCAACGAGAATCTGCATTTGAGGAGAAACTCTTGCAATTCATGCAAGAcgcttttccaaaaaaaagcaaaaaacgtaAGAATCGTGATCCCGATAAGCTTTTCTTGCTCTCACTCTACGAGGAGATCAAACGTGTGCCCGAAGAGATACGACTCGATGTCAAGGGCGAACTCATACAGGTGCTCAAAAAATACCAGAAGAAACCACCGGCGAAACAGGATAAATCCCaatcacaaacacatacacaatcGACAGCGTCGTCAACGAGCAAACAAAGTACGACCACCACAAATGACAAAATACAATTGTCACAGCACGCGCAAATAACGCACAGCATGTATCAGCTGCAAAAGAAGTACGAGAAAAGTGAGAAAGAAGCATCGCCACAATCACAAGTCGAACGCGTATCGGCTTCGGCCGTAGCGCTAcacgcacaacaacaattgccaCATACGCTATTCCAATTGCAAAAGAAATACGACGAGGGCGCCGAAAAGGTGCATCAACAAAATGAGCAGCGCAAACATGTCGAGGGTAGTCATCAACAACATAATAGCCATCAACAGGCGCCGGCACCACCCACCAGTGAACAGCATCTACATCATCCACAAATGGCACATGGCATTATGTTTCCATTGCCACAAATACGCAACGAACAACCGTCGGCGCAACAACACCATGCACACAATCCccaccagcagcaacagcagcagcagcagccgcaaCACAATCCACATCAACAGCAAACGCAACAACATCATCCGCCCACCATATTCGGCGCAACGGCCACCGCCAGCGCTATGAGCAGCGAACGGCCAGCCATGGCGTATGAGAATGTCGGGTGA